GCAGGAGTTCAATCACCTGTTCGTGGGACTCGCGCAGACGGTCGTGCGGCCCGATCCGGAGGAGGTCGAGGACACCGCCTTCGTCACGGCCGAGGAGCTGGCCAAGCGGCATGCCGAAGTGCCGTTCTCGGCCTGGTTCATGACCGTGCTGGACGCGGCGCGGCCCGCGATCCGCGAACTGACCGGCGACGCGGCCGGCTGGTAGCCGTACGCCGCCTCGCTGTCCGGTCTCCGGGCCCTGCCCGTACGCCGTCCCGCTCGTCCGCCGCTGCGCCGTCCGTCCACCGCTCAGCCGGCGGACGGCGGGGCGGTGAGCGGCAGGGCCGCCCAGATGACCTTGCCGCCGGTCGAAGTGTGCTCTACGTCGCAGACCCCGCCGGCCTCCCGCGTGACCTCCCGGACGAGGAGCAGACCCCGGCCGCCGGTCTGGCCGAAGTCGGCTTCCAGCGCCTTGGGCCGGTACGGGTGGTTGTCCTCGACCGCCACCCGTACCCACTCGCGGCCGATCGCGACCTCGACCGCGACCTCCGGCGAGAGGAGGGCGGCGTGCCGGACCGAGTTCGTCACCAGTTCGGAGACGATCAGGAGCAGGGAGTACACGAGGTCCTGAGGGGCCGGCACCCCTTGGCGCCCGAGCAGGTCCCGGACCGCCCGGCGGGCCTGCGGAACGGATTCTTCTACCGCGGGCGCCGTGAACCTCCACACCCCCTCGTAGGCGAGGGGGTCGGCCGGAGCCTCCGGCTCCCCCTCCTTGGCTGGCGGGACACTCCCGCTGACATCCATCTTCCGTCCCCCGTCTTCACGCTCGATCGTCTCCACGCGTCAAGAGTGGGGAACGGGCAGATCCGGACCGGACTGCTGACCAGAAGTCAGCGTCAATCGGACACATTCTGACCACTGGCGTATGACAGAGTCAGTTGTTCGACTGTTCCTGATCTTCTGTGGGGCGCTTCGCGGCCGACTCCCCGGCCCCGTCCGCCGCGGCCTCCTCCCGCGGCTCCTCGTCTTCCCTGACCAAGCCCAGGATGCGCCGGGCCCCCGTGCCCAGGGCGATCAGGCTCAGGCCGTCGAACAGGAGGGCGAGGGAGAAGAAGGTTCCGATCACGTACAGACTGTTGCCGGGCCAGTTGGAGAGGATCAGGATCCCCAGCAGGACCCCGAACGCGCCCTGGACGAGCGCGAGCCCGAAGTGCGGTCCGCGCACCACCAGCGCTCCGACCAGCCGGAACAGCCCGCCGGTCAGGAAGAGCAGTGCGGCGAACATGGTCAGTGCCTCGGCGCTCGCCTCGGGCCGGCGCAGGATCACGAATCCCGCCGCGAGATTGATCGCGGCGACGACGACGGCGAGCCAGAAGTAGTTGCTCTTGCGCGACTGCACGGCCTGCAGCAGACCCACCGCGCCGCCGATCAGCAGCAGCCAGCCGAAGAGGAACATCGAGGTGAGCGTCGCCAGGCCGGTGTAGACGAGGCCCACCAGACCGGCCAGTACGAGGATCACCCCGAGCAGCGCCAGCAGCCCGTAACTGCGGCTGAGCTTCTGCTTCTCCCTCTGCGGTTCCCGGCCCCCGGCCTCGGCCTCGGCCTCGGTACGGTCTGCACGGTCCGTTCCCATGGACGCGCCACCTCCTCGCACCCCCCGGACGACTCCCTTGATCATAGGTTTGGCCGCCCGGGATAGCATCCGGCGCATGGACGCAGACCTCGACGCCACCCTCCTGCACACGGTCGCCGACGGGGTCGCCACCGTCGTCATCTCGCACCCCGCCAAGCGCAACGCCATGACCGCCTCGATGTGGCGGGCGCTCCCGGAGCTGCTGACGGGCCTGGCGCGCGACCCGGCGGTACGGGCGCTCGTCCTGACCGGAGCCGGACCGACCTTCTGCGCGGGCGCCGACATCTCCTCGCTGACCGGGGACGAGGACCCGAGGGCCCTCG
Above is a genomic segment from Streptomyces sp. NBC_01233 containing:
- a CDS encoding ATP-binding protein, which produces MDVSGSVPPAKEGEPEAPADPLAYEGVWRFTAPAVEESVPQARRAVRDLLGRQGVPAPQDLVYSLLLIVSELVTNSVRHAALLSPEVAVEVAIGREWVRVAVEDNHPYRPKALEADFGQTGGRGLLLVREVTREAGGVCDVEHTSTGGKVIWAALPLTAPPSAG
- a CDS encoding HdeD family acid-resistance protein codes for the protein MGTDRADRTEAEAEAGGREPQREKQKLSRSYGLLALLGVILVLAGLVGLVYTGLATLTSMFLFGWLLLIGGAVGLLQAVQSRKSNYFWLAVVVAAINLAAGFVILRRPEASAEALTMFAALLFLTGGLFRLVGALVVRGPHFGLALVQGAFGVLLGILILSNWPGNSLYVIGTFFSLALLFDGLSLIALGTGARRILGLVREDEEPREEAAADGAGESAAKRPTEDQEQSNN